The nucleotide sequence TCCGAATAGCCCTGGCACCACAGCTCGGTGACATCGAGGATCTTCGGTAGGAAGCGCTGCTGCTGCTCAGGGGTGCCGAACGCGATCAGCGTGGGGCCCAGCAGCTCCTCGCCGAAGTGGTTCACCTTGTCCGGGGCGTCGGCCCGCGCGTACTCCTCGTAGAACGCCACCCGGTGCGCGGTGGAGAGCCCGCGTCCGCCGTGCTCGACCGGCCACCCCAGGCAGGTCAGTCCGGCCCGGGCGAGGTGCTGATTCCAGGCGCGGCGCTCCTCGAAGGCCTCGTGCTCGCGGCCGGGCCCACCCAGACCCTTGAGTGCCGCGAATTCGCCGACCAGATTGTCGGCGAGCCACTGGCGGACCTCGGCCCGGAAGTCCTCGACGTCCTGCATGCCCTGTAGGCTAACCTACCAAGCACTTGCTTTGTTAGGAGTGGCGGCGAAGCCGCGTGAGGAGGAGCCGGGTCATCGCCGACGAGGGTGCGCAGAATGCCAGCAATCGCGGCGTGTCACTGCACAAACACGCACGCTCGCGAGCGGTGGTGGGCACCATTCCGGCGGCGCTGGATCGTTTCGCGAGCCAGCTTCCCGACCACGACGCGCTAATCACCGACGACCGATCCTTCACCGCGGCCGGTTTGCGCGACGAGGTACACCGGGCGGCGGCCGCGCTGATCGCGCTCGGCGTGCGGCCCGGCGACCGGGTGGCCATCTGGTCGCCGAACACCTGGCACTGGGTGGTGGCGTGCCTGGCGATCCACCACGCGGGCGCCGCCATGGTGCCGCTGAACACCCGCTACACCGCGTCCGAGGCCGGCGACATCCTGGCCCGCACCCGCGCGCCGGTGCTGTTCGGCATGGGTCGGTTCCTCGGCAACGACCGGGTCGCCGACTTGGACCGCGAGGCGCTGCCGGCGCTGCGGCACATCATCCGTATTCCGATCGAGGCGGACGACGGGACGTGGGACGAGTTCGTCGCGCGCGGCGCCGACACGGCCGCGGTGCTGACCCGCGCCGGCGCCGTCACCCCCGACGACGTCAGCGACATCCTGTTCACCTCCGGCACCACCGGGCGCAGCAAAGGCGTGCTGTGCGCGCACCGGCAATCCCTCGGCGGCTCGGCGTCCTGGGCCGCCAACGGCAAGATCACCAGCGACGACCGCTACCTGTGCATCAACCCGTTCTTCCACAACTTCGGCTACAAGGCCGGCATCCTGGCCTGCCTGCAGACCGGCGCGACGCTGATCCCGCACCTGACGTTCGATCCGCTGGCCACGCTGCAGGCGATCGAGCGACACCGCATCACCGTGCTGCCCGGGCCGCCCACCATCTACCAGACGCTGCTCGACCACCCGGCGCGCGGCGACTACGACCTGACCTCGCTGCGCTTCGCGGTGACCGGGGCGGCCACGGTGCCGGTGGTGCTGGTGGAGCGCATGCAGTCCGAACTCGACATCGATATCGTGCTGACCGCCTACGGGCTGACCGAGGCCAACGGCATGGGCACGATGTGCCGCCCCGAGGACGACGCGGTGACCGTCGCGACCACGTGCGGGCGCCCGTTCGCCGACTTCGAACTACGCATCGGTGACGGCGGCGAGGTGTTGCTGCGCGGGCCCAACGTGATGTTGGGCTATCTCGACGATCCAGAGGCGACCGCCGCGGCCATCGACGCGGACGGCTGGCTGCACACCGGAGACGTCGGCGAGGTCGACGAGCGCGGGAACCTGCGCATCACCGATCGCCTCAAGGACATGTACATCTGCGGCGGGTTCAACGTCTACCCGGCCGAGGTCGAGCAGGTGCTGGCCCGGATGGACGGCGTCGCCGACGCGGCGGTGATCGGGGTTCCCGACCAGCGCCTGGGCGAGGTCGGGCGGGCGTTCATCGTGACGCGGCCCGGCTCGCAACTCGATGAGGCGTCGGTGATCGCTTACACCCGTGAGCATTTGGCGAACTTCAAGGCACCGCGCTCGGTGCGATTCGTCGAGGAGTTGCCGCGCAATGCCGGCGGCAAGGTCGTCAAACCACAACTGCGGGAGCTTGGCTAAATGGATTGCACATGGATCTAGCGCTGGACGAGGCGACGTTGGCGTTCCAGGCCGAGGTGCGGGAGTTTCTGTCGGCCAATGCCGATTCGATACCGACGAAGTCTTACGACAACGCCGAAGGCTTTGCGCAGCACCGTCATTGGGATCGGGTGCTGTTCGACGCCGGGCTGTCGGTGATCACCTGGCCGAAGAAGTACGGCGGCCGCGACGCGCCGCTGCTGCACTGGGTGGTGTTCGAGGAGGAGTACTTCCGCGCCGGTGCACCGGGCCGGGCCAGCGCCAATGGCACCTCGATGCTGGCCCCGACGCTGTTCGCCCACGGCACCGAGGATCAGCTGGACCGCATCCTGCCGAAAATGGCTAGCGGCGAACAGATTTGGGCTCAGGCCTGGTCGGAGCCGGAATCGGGCAGCGACCTCGCGTCGCTGCGGTCCACCGCTTCGAAAACCGACGGCGGGTGGCTGCTTAACGGTCAGAAGATCTGGAGTTCACGGGCCCCGTTCGCCGAGATGGGATTCGGGCTGTTCCGGTCCGACCCGGCGGCCGAACGGCACAACGGCCTGACGTACTTCATGTTCGACCTGAAGGCCAAGGGCGCGACGGTGCGGCCGATCGTTCAACTCGGCGGTGACACCGGCTTCGGTGAGATCTTCCTCGACGACGTCTTCGTGCCCGACGAGGACGTGATCGGCACCCCGAACGACGGCTGGCGGGCGGCGATGAGCACGTCGAGCAACGAACGCGGCATGTCACTGCGCAGCCCGGCCCGCTTCCTCGCGGCCGCCGAACGCCTGGTGGCGCTGTGGAAGGACCGCGGCTCACCCGATGCGTTCGCCGACCGGGTCGCCGAGGCATGGATCAATGCGCAGGCCTACCGGCTGCAGACCTTCGGCACGGTGACCAGGCTGGCCGCCGGCGGGGAGCTGGGTGCCGAATCGTCGGTGACCAAGGTGTTTTGGTCCGACCTGGACATGGCCATCCATCAGACCGCGCTGGACCTGCTGGGCGCCGACGGGGAGCTGACCGGCCCGTGGACCGACGGCCTGCTGTTCGCCCTGGGCGGGCCGATCTACGCCGGCACCAATGAGATTCAGCGCAACATCATTTCGGAACGCCTGCTGGGCCTGCCTCGGGAGCCGAAGGGGGCCACGAAGTGAAATTCGCGCTCGACGAACAGCAACGCGACTTCGCGGCCAGCATCGACGCGGCGCTGGGCGCGGCGGACCTGCCCGCCGCGGTGCGCGCGTGGTCGGCCGGTGACGTCGCGGCGGGGCGCAAGGTGTGGGAGCAGCTGGCCAACCTCGGCGTCACCGCGCTGGCCGTGCCGGAGAAGTTCGACGGGCTGGAGGCCGACCCGGTGGATCTGGTGGTCGCGCTGGAGCGGCTGGGGCGTTGGTGCGTACCCGGTCCGGTGGCCGAATCCATCGCCGTCGCACCGGTTTTGCTGGCTGACGATCAACGCAGCGCCGGGCTGGCTTCCGGAGAGCTGATCGCCACCGTCGCACTGCCGCCGCAGGTGCCGCGCGCCGTCGACGCCGACACGGCCGGGCTGGTGCTGCTCGCCGGCGATCACGGCGTCAGCGAGGCGGAGCCGGGGGCGGAGCACGAGTCCGTCGATCCCAGCCGCCGGCTGTTCGAGGTGACGGCGGCCGGTGCGGCGTGGCAGGCAGACGTCCGGCGCGCCTACGAGTTCGGGGCGTTGGCCACCGCGGCGCAATTGGTCGGCGCCGCCGAGGCGCTGCGCGACGCCGCCGTCGACTACGCCAAGCAGCGCACGCAGTTCGGCCGGATCATCGGCTCGTATCAGGCGATCAAGCACAAGCTCGCCGACGTACACATCGCGATCGAATTGGCGCGCCCGCTGGTCTACGGCGCGGCGCTGTCGCTGCAGCCACGGGACGTGAGCGCGGCTAAGGCGGCGGCGTCGGAGGCGGGCCTGCTGGCGGCGCGCTCGGCGTTGCAGACGCACGGGGCGATCGGATTCACCCAAGAGCACGACCTGTCCCTGTTGCTGCTGCGCGTGCAGGCATTGCGCTCGGCGTGGGGTACTCCGGAGGCGCATCGGCGCAGGGTATTGGAGGCGCTGTGACTGAAGAACGCGAGCTGTTGCGCGAAACCGTGGCGGCGCTGGTGGCCAAGCACGCGGGCCCGGCGGCCGTGCGGGCGGCGATGGAGTCCGACCAGGGCTACGACGAGTCGCTGTGGCGGCTGCTGTGCGAGCAGGTCGGGGCCGCGGCACTGGTGATACCCGAGGAGCTGGGCGGCGCCGGCGGCGAATTGGCCGATGCCGCAACGGTTCTGCAGGAGCTGGGTCGCGCGCTGGTGCCCTCCCCGCTGCTGGGTACCACGCTGGCGGAGCTCGCGCTGCTGGCCGCGCCCGAGCCGGACGCCGAGACGCTGGCAGCCCTGGCCGAGGGCGCCTCGATCGGCGCGCTGGTGCTCGACGCCGACTACGTGGTGAACGGGGACATCGCCGACGTCGTCGTGGCCGCGGCGGGAGGGAAGCTGAGCCGGTGGACCCGATTCAGCGCGCAGCCCGTCGCCACCATGGACCCCACCCGTCGGCTGGCCCGGGTGCAGGCCGAGGCGACCGTCGATGTGGGCGACGACCCCGGCATCGCCGACGCCGCCGCCGTGCTGCTGGCGGCCGAGCAGATCGGCGCCGCCGAACGCTGTCTGGAGCTGACCGTCGAATACGCCAAGAGCCGGGTGCAGTTCGGCCGGCCGATCGGCAGCTTTCAGGCCCTCAAGCACCGGATGGCCGACCTTTACGTCGCCGTTTCGGCCGCACGCGCCGTCGTCGCCGAGGCGTGCGTCGCACCCACCCCGGCCAACGCCGCCACCGCGCGGCTGGCCGCCACCGAGACACTCAGTATGGTGGCGGCCGAGGGCATCCAGCTGCACGGCGGCATCGCGATCACCTGGGAACACGACATGCACCTGTATTTCAAGCGCGCACACGGCAGCGCTCAACTGCTCGATGCGCCACGACAGCTGCTGCAGCGGCTGGAGGCAGAGGTGTTTGCCACGCCGTGACGGATCGTGTCGCCCTGCGCGCCGGCATCCCGCCGTTCTATGTGATGGATGTCTGGCTGGCCGCCGCCGAACGGCAACGCAGCCACGGCGATCTGGTCAACCTGTCGGCCGGCCAGCCGAGTGTGGGCGCACCCGAGCCGGTGCGGGCCGCCGCGGCCGCGGCCCTGCACGTCAATCAGCTGGGTTACACCGTGGCACTGGGCATCCCGGAGCTGCGCTCGGCGATAGCGGCGGATTACCGGCGCACCCACGGCATTGACGTCGATGCCGACGCGGTGGTGGTCACCACCGGGTCGTCGGGCGGATTCCTGCTCGCGTTCTTGTCGTGCTTCGACGTGGGCGATCGGGTGGCGATGGCCAGTCCCGGGTACCCGTGCTATCGAAACATTTTGTCGGCGTTGGGATGTGAGGTCGTCGACCTGCAGTGCGGGCCGCAGACCCGGTTTCAGCCCACCGCGCAGATGCTTGCCGAACTCGATCCGCCGGTGCGAGGCGTGGTCGTCGCCAGCCCGGCCAACCCGACCGGGACGGTGATACCGCCCGCGGAGCTGGCGGCGATCGCGACCTGGTGCGACGACGCCGGGGTGCGGCTGATCAGCGACGAGGTCTACCACGGCCTGGTGTACGACGGCGCGCCGCAGACCAGCTGCGCCTGGCAGACCTCACGAAATGCGGTGGTGGTCAACAGCTTTTCCAAGTACTACGCGATGACCGGCTGGCGGCTGGGTTGGCTGCTGGTACCGACCGAATTGCGCCGCGCGGTGGACTGCCTGACCGGCAACTTCACCATCTGCCCCCCGGTGCTGTCGCAGGTTGCCGCGGTCGCCGCGTTCACCCCCGAGTCCGTCGCCGAAGCCGACGGCAATCTGCGCCATTACGCGGGCAACCGCTCGCTGCTGTTGGACGGTTTGCGCGGTATCGGCGTCGACCGGCTGGCCCCGACCGACGGTGCGTTCTACGTCTACGCCGACGTCTCGGATTTCACCGATGACTCGATGGCCTTCTGCTCGAAGCTGTTGAGCGACACCGGTGTTGCCATTGCGCCGGGCATCGACTTCGATACCGAGCGCGGCGGCTCGTTCGTTCGGCTATCGTTCGCCGGGCCAACAAGCGACATCGAAGAAGCGCTACGGCGCATCGGGCCCTGGCTGCCCGGCCGGTAGCCGATCGATGCGCGCCTCGAGCGCGCCGCGCTCGCCGACATCTGCCACGTTGATGCCGAACCGGTCCCCCAGCATGTCGACCACGGCGGCCGCATCGGCGAGGACGAACTTCTCCGTCGCGTCGGCGCGGTGGATGGTCAAATTCCGGTCGGCCAGGTTGCAGCGGGCGTCGTCGGTCACGATCGCCACCATCAGGTTGGTCACGAAATGCGACGACGGGTTGGTCGAGACGTACCAGCTGCCCACCCGCAGGTCGATGTCCGGCTGGGTCCGCATGCCGAACTCGTAGAGTGACTGCCACTCGTCGCGGATTTGGACCTGCAAGACCAGGCCGTCGCCGCGGTCCTGCAGGCGGTATGGCTCCCGCGTCGTCTGCTGGGCGTTGCCGGTTTCGATGCGCAGCGGTGAGGTCGGTGTCTGACCGCCGAAACCGACGTCGACGAGATAGGAGCCCTGCGAACCGGGGAAGGTCACCGCCAGCACGGTATGCGTCTGCGCCGGCACCGCGGAGTCCGGCGGCGCCATCCACACCACCCGCCCGGCCAATCGCCGCACCCGGAAACCGATTTCCGCCAGCACGTAGCCCATCAACCCGTTCTGCTCGTAGCAGTAGCCGCCCCGGCCCCGGCGCACCAGCTTGTCGAACAACGCCGCCGGGCTCAGGTCGTCGACCGGCACGCCCAACAGGGGATCCAGGTTCTCGAACGGAATGCTGTGCGTGTGCGCCGTCACCAGGTCCTGCAGGACCTCGAGATTCGGCTCGGCGGCGCCGCGGTAATTGATGCGGCCGAAGTACGCGGCCAGATCCAATGCCATCAGATCATTCTGGTGCAGGGTCAACGGGTATTTTGCACGCATGAGCAGTTTCGCCGAGCTGCCGGCCGCGGACCAGGAGGCGATCGGCAAGACGCTGTTGACGCTGCTGAAGGCGTTCGACGATCGCGACGCGGACGCGCTGCTCACGGTGTACTCCGACGACGCGGACTGGGTGAACGCCTTCGGCACGGTCAAGCGCGGGCGCCGTGACATCGTGGAGTACCTGCGGGGCCTGTTCGTTGACGACAATTT is from Mycobacterium conspicuum and encodes:
- the fadD3 gene encoding 3-((3aS,4S,7aS)-7a-methyl-1,5-dioxo-octahydro-1H-inden-4-yl)propanoate--CoA ligase FadD3 gives rise to the protein MVGTIPAALDRFASQLPDHDALITDDRSFTAAGLRDEVHRAAAALIALGVRPGDRVAIWSPNTWHWVVACLAIHHAGAAMVPLNTRYTASEAGDILARTRAPVLFGMGRFLGNDRVADLDREALPALRHIIRIPIEADDGTWDEFVARGADTAAVLTRAGAVTPDDVSDILFTSGTTGRSKGVLCAHRQSLGGSASWAANGKITSDDRYLCINPFFHNFGYKAGILACLQTGATLIPHLTFDPLATLQAIERHRITVLPGPPTIYQTLLDHPARGDYDLTSLRFAVTGAATVPVVLVERMQSELDIDIVLTAYGLTEANGMGTMCRPEDDAVTVATTCGRPFADFELRIGDGGEVLLRGPNVMLGYLDDPEATAAAIDADGWLHTGDVGEVDERGNLRITDRLKDMYICGGFNVYPAEVEQVLARMDGVADAAVIGVPDQRLGEVGRAFIVTRPGSQLDEASVIAYTREHLANFKAPRSVRFVEELPRNAGGKVVKPQLRELG
- a CDS encoding acyl-CoA dehydrogenase family protein is translated as MDLALDEATLAFQAEVREFLSANADSIPTKSYDNAEGFAQHRHWDRVLFDAGLSVITWPKKYGGRDAPLLHWVVFEEEYFRAGAPGRASANGTSMLAPTLFAHGTEDQLDRILPKMASGEQIWAQAWSEPESGSDLASLRSTASKTDGGWLLNGQKIWSSRAPFAEMGFGLFRSDPAAERHNGLTYFMFDLKAKGATVRPIVQLGGDTGFGEIFLDDVFVPDEDVIGTPNDGWRAAMSTSSNERGMSLRSPARFLAAAERLVALWKDRGSPDAFADRVAEAWINAQAYRLQTFGTVTRLAAGGELGAESSVTKVFWSDLDMAIHQTALDLLGADGELTGPWTDGLLFALGGPIYAGTNEIQRNIISERLLGLPREPKGATK
- a CDS encoding acyl-CoA dehydrogenase family protein; the protein is MKFALDEQQRDFAASIDAALGAADLPAAVRAWSAGDVAAGRKVWEQLANLGVTALAVPEKFDGLEADPVDLVVALERLGRWCVPGPVAESIAVAPVLLADDQRSAGLASGELIATVALPPQVPRAVDADTAGLVLLAGDHGVSEAEPGAEHESVDPSRRLFEVTAAGAAWQADVRRAYEFGALATAAQLVGAAEALRDAAVDYAKQRTQFGRIIGSYQAIKHKLADVHIAIELARPLVYGAALSLQPRDVSAAKAAASEAGLLAARSALQTHGAIGFTQEHDLSLLLLRVQALRSAWGTPEAHRRRVLEAL
- the ipdE2 gene encoding acyl-CoA dehydrogenase IpdE2, which codes for MTEERELLRETVAALVAKHAGPAAVRAAMESDQGYDESLWRLLCEQVGAAALVIPEELGGAGGELADAATVLQELGRALVPSPLLGTTLAELALLAAPEPDAETLAALAEGASIGALVLDADYVVNGDIADVVVAAAGGKLSRWTRFSAQPVATMDPTRRLARVQAEATVDVGDDPGIADAAAVLLAAEQIGAAERCLELTVEYAKSRVQFGRPIGSFQALKHRMADLYVAVSAARAVVAEACVAPTPANAATARLAATETLSMVAAEGIQLHGGIAITWEHDMHLYFKRAHGSAQLLDAPRQLLQRLEAEVFATP
- a CDS encoding pyridoxal phosphate-dependent aminotransferase; this encodes MTDRVALRAGIPPFYVMDVWLAAAERQRSHGDLVNLSAGQPSVGAPEPVRAAAAAALHVNQLGYTVALGIPELRSAIAADYRRTHGIDVDADAVVVTTGSSGGFLLAFLSCFDVGDRVAMASPGYPCYRNILSALGCEVVDLQCGPQTRFQPTAQMLAELDPPVRGVVVASPANPTGTVIPPAELAAIATWCDDAGVRLISDEVYHGLVYDGAPQTSCAWQTSRNAVVVNSFSKYYAMTGWRLGWLLVPTELRRAVDCLTGNFTICPPVLSQVAAVAAFTPESVAEADGNLRHYAGNRSLLLDGLRGIGVDRLAPTDGAFYVYADVSDFTDDSMAFCSKLLSDTGVAIAPGIDFDTERGGSFVRLSFAGPTSDIEEALRRIGPWLPGR
- a CDS encoding arylamine N-acetyltransferase family protein, with product MALDLAAYFGRINYRGAAEPNLEVLQDLVTAHTHSIPFENLDPLLGVPVDDLSPAALFDKLVRRGRGGYCYEQNGLMGYVLAEIGFRVRRLAGRVVWMAPPDSAVPAQTHTVLAVTFPGSQGSYLVDVGFGGQTPTSPLRIETGNAQQTTREPYRLQDRGDGLVLQVQIRDEWQSLYEFGMRTQPDIDLRVGSWYVSTNPSSHFVTNLMVAIVTDDARCNLADRNLTIHRADATEKFVLADAAAVVDMLGDRFGINVADVGERGALEARIDRLPAGQPGPDAP
- a CDS encoding YybH family protein; the encoded protein is MSSFAELPAADQEAIGKTLLTLLKAFDDRDADALLTVYSDDADWVNAFGTVKRGRRDIVEYLRGLFVDDNFNRGELAGPPETSFKVLTPGSRPGVGAPAGEGPGTGRWGHARPRQLVVARAAAAA